From the genome of Fusobacterium varium, one region includes:
- a CDS encoding VRR-NUC domain: protein MREKEIEKYLREEIKKLGGIAYKFTSPGNSGVPDRLVLLPCGVVAFVELKAPGGKTTAIQDRQIARIQKLDFDVYIVDSKFKVDCFIQDMQRRIGDY, encoded by the coding sequence ATGAGAGAAAAAGAAATAGAAAAATACTTGAGAGAAGAAATTAAAAAGCTAGGAGGGATAGCATATAAATTTACAAGTCCAGGTAATTCAGGAGTACCAGACAGATTGGTTTTGTTACCGTGTGGAGTAGTGGCTTTTGTGGAACTTAAAGCACCTGGAGGAAAGACAACAGCTATCCAAGACAGGCAAATAGCAAGAATACAGAAATTAGACTTTGATGTATATATCGTAGATTCAAAATTCAAAGTAGATTGCTTTATACAAGATATGCAAAGAAGAATAGGGGATTACTAA